From Nitrospirota bacterium, one genomic window encodes:
- a CDS encoding heavy metal translocating P-type ATPase, giving the protein MGAVEIIGLRPRLGGSVEIDPICGMTVDPATAAGSHEHRGQRYYFCGLSCLERFKADPERALQPRPASPVKPVTTRRPLPMLQPAPVVTGAIDPVCGMTVQPATAAGSYEYQGKTYYFCATSCLAKFRADPIYYLTPVEQRLPRVAVVPSGGAVEYVCPMDPEVLETQPGACRICGMALEPKVISLEDERNPELEDMSRRFRICLGPSLLVMLLAMADMIHGLSLPQIFTGSMRNWVQWLLATPVVLWGGWPFFQRGWISVVNRAPNMFTLIAIGTGAAYGYSTMATVAPALLPSSFQAHDGSIAVYFEAAAMITVLVLLGQVLELKARSQTSSAIRSLLRLAPKTARLIKSDGQEEDVPLEQIQVGQRLRVRPGERVPVDGMVQEGATSVDESMITGESIPVEKTVGTRVTGGTINGTGGIVMVAERVGRDTMLARIVQMVSEAQRSRAPIQRLADVAAAYFVPLVVAAALLTAIVWAIWGPEPKLAYALVNAVAVLIIACPCALGLATPMSIMVGTGRGATAGVLVKKAEALEIFGKVDTLVIDKTGTLTEGKPTLLSIRPVPPWTDADLLRFAASLERSSEHPLAAAVVAGAEGRGISCVPVEQFHSVTGKGVTGTVAGRRVAIGTAAFLRLEIGVSNQSLTPLDDNAASLRRDGQTILFVAIDEQAAGVLGVADPIKASTREAVQELKADGLRIVMVTGDHRDTAEAVARQLGIEEVLAGVLPEHKGQIVARLKSQGCVVAMAGDGINDAPALALADVGIAMGTGADTAIESAGITLVKGDLRGLLRARRLSLATMRNIRQNLLFAFLYNVIGVPIAAGVLYPAWGILLSPMIASAAMTFSSVSVISNALRLRHMEL; this is encoded by the coding sequence ATGGGCGCAGTCGAGATCATCGGTCTGCGGCCACGGTTGGGGGGTAGTGTGGAGATTGATCCGATCTGCGGCATGACGGTGGATCCGGCTACGGCGGCCGGAAGTCACGAGCATAGAGGCCAGCGCTACTACTTTTGCGGCCTTTCCTGCCTGGAGCGATTCAAGGCCGATCCGGAGCGGGCGTTGCAGCCACGGCCTGCCAGTCCAGTTAAGCCGGTGACGACAAGAAGACCCCTTCCGATGCTGCAGCCTGCCCCGGTCGTGACGGGGGCCATCGATCCCGTCTGCGGGATGACGGTGCAGCCGGCCACGGCAGCCGGTTCCTACGAATATCAAGGGAAGACCTACTACTTCTGTGCGACGAGTTGTCTCGCCAAGTTTCGAGCCGATCCCATTTACTATCTGACTCCTGTTGAGCAGCGGCTTCCCCGCGTCGCGGTCGTTCCGTCTGGCGGAGCGGTCGAGTACGTTTGTCCGATGGACCCGGAGGTGCTGGAAACTCAACCGGGCGCTTGCCGGATTTGCGGAATGGCGCTGGAGCCCAAAGTTATCTCGCTTGAGGATGAACGGAATCCCGAGCTTGAGGATATGAGCCGGCGGTTCCGGATCTGTCTAGGACCTTCCCTCTTGGTCATGTTGTTGGCCATGGCCGATATGATTCACGGCTTGTCACTTCCGCAGATCTTCACTGGCTCGATGAGGAACTGGGTGCAATGGTTGCTGGCGACGCCGGTGGTGCTCTGGGGCGGCTGGCCGTTTTTCCAGCGGGGGTGGATTTCGGTGGTGAACCGGGCCCCCAACATGTTCACGCTCATTGCCATTGGAACGGGAGCGGCCTATGGCTACAGTACGATGGCCACCGTCGCGCCGGCGCTGCTCCCCAGTTCGTTTCAAGCGCATGACGGTTCCATCGCCGTCTACTTTGAAGCCGCGGCTATGATTACGGTGCTTGTGCTGCTCGGCCAGGTTCTTGAGTTGAAGGCTCGGAGCCAGACGAGTTCCGCGATTCGTTCCCTGCTCAGACTCGCGCCAAAGACCGCCAGACTGATCAAGTCGGACGGACAGGAAGAAGATGTGCCGCTTGAGCAGATTCAGGTGGGCCAGCGATTACGCGTCAGGCCGGGAGAGCGAGTGCCGGTCGATGGGATGGTCCAAGAAGGTGCAACATCTGTCGATGAATCCATGATCACCGGGGAATCGATCCCGGTTGAAAAAACAGTCGGGACTCGTGTGACCGGAGGGACCATCAACGGCACGGGCGGGATCGTGATGGTCGCTGAGCGGGTCGGGCGAGATACGATGCTTGCCAGGATTGTGCAGATGGTGAGTGAGGCGCAACGGAGCCGGGCGCCGATCCAGCGTCTCGCCGATGTGGCGGCCGCCTACTTTGTTCCGTTGGTGGTGGCGGCCGCATTGCTGACGGCCATAGTCTGGGCGATCTGGGGCCCGGAGCCGAAGTTGGCTTACGCGCTGGTCAACGCCGTAGCGGTCCTGATCATTGCCTGTCCCTGTGCGTTAGGATTGGCGACACCGATGTCGATCATGGTGGGGACCGGTCGCGGGGCGACGGCCGGTGTGCTGGTGAAGAAGGCTGAAGCCCTGGAGATATTCGGGAAGGTGGATACGCTCGTAATCGATAAGACCGGAACCCTGACGGAGGGCAAGCCGACATTGCTCTCGATACGACCTGTGCCACCCTGGACCGATGCCGACTTGTTACGCTTCGCTGCAAGTCTTGAGCGGAGTAGCGAACATCCTCTGGCTGCCGCAGTGGTGGCCGGAGCGGAAGGGCGAGGCATCTCGTGTGTCCCGGTCGAGCAGTTCCATTCGGTGACGGGGAAGGGTGTGACCGGGACAGTGGCTGGCCGTCGCGTCGCCATCGGGACGGCTGCGTTCTTGCGGCTGGAGATCGGGGTGTCAAACCAGAGCCTGACACCGTTGGACGACAACGCGGCCTCGCTTCGTCGTGACGGGCAGACGATCCTGTTCGTGGCCATCGATGAACAGGCGGCCGGCGTCCTAGGCGTGGCAGACCCGATCAAAGCCTCGACTCGTGAGGCGGTGCAAGAACTCAAGGCCGATGGCCTTCGGATCGTCATGGTCACGGGCGATCATCGCGATACGGCGGAGGCCGTGGCCCGGCAGCTCGGCATTGAAGAGGTCCTGGCTGGAGTTTTGCCGGAGCACAAGGGACAGATCGTGGCCCGTCTCAAGTCCCAAGGCTGCGTTGTGGCGATGGCCGGCGACGGGATCAATGATGCCCCTGCGCTGGCATTGGCCGATGTCGGGATTGCGATGGGGACCGGAGCAGACACAGCCATTGAAAGTGCGGGGATCACGTTGGTGAAAGGGGATCTGCGCGGGCTGCTTCGCGCACGGAGACTGAGCCTGGCCACCATGCGAAATATTCGGCAGAATCTCTTATTCGCGTTTCTCTACAATGTCATCGGTGTGCCGATTGCGGCCGGCGTCCTCTACCCGGCTTGGGGAATCCTCTTGAGTCCCATGATCGCCAGTGCCGCCATGACGTTCAGTTCTGTGTCCGTCATCTCCAATGCCCTCCGCCTGCGTCATATGGAATTGTAA
- a CDS encoding response regulator transcription factor, which translates to MIGLRTIVSLRIITGLFLLGILTMGMAGLSHSATIGFMETEGVSAPVALIPVSFESGNAHFALADETSALVVGNTWVSHVQADGFSAITRAILHMSSCVCSGLRQMWALSSPVSTESTAPVSPVSSSPSSAFLFFPALVGILGVALRGESSVKTLKRGHECQSNQLPSTNSMLILVLSPDAMFGKETEEHLRRLGHPIRVVPSVAEVFSLVTHTRVSLALVDPRASDWDMLRTDTRLKHVPMMGLIPPGLAYSEDDCQADLERGLDGVHLAQEGHRLLIAKVGAYLRRAGYDVSRRGVYQVGAVELDADIHEVKVGGQRIPLSAKPFAILEAFMRTPSKAFSRGELIDLVWGPDFAIGHHTLDVHVHALRQVLDRDPSRLCRLMTIKGVGFKLRLAEPVMGASPVPNTLPMAVNAFPLLRPGTAHGSIAPRPLALAPPSSRRTCVGAVTRQRRARPLRNMTSVRPLHNAVSVG; encoded by the coding sequence ATGATTGGGTTAAGGACCATAGTGAGTCTACGGATTATCACAGGGCTGTTCTTGCTCGGCATATTGACGATGGGAATGGCCGGCCTGTCCCATTCCGCGACCATCGGCTTCATGGAGACCGAGGGGGTCAGTGCGCCAGTTGCGCTGATTCCTGTCTCTTTTGAAAGCGGTAACGCCCACTTTGCCTTGGCGGATGAGACATCGGCGCTTGTCGTTGGAAACACCTGGGTCTCTCACGTGCAGGCCGATGGATTCAGCGCGATTACGCGAGCGATCCTTCACATGAGTTCCTGTGTCTGCTCCGGTCTCCGCCAGATGTGGGCATTATCCAGCCCGGTCTCGACCGAAAGCACCGCTCCGGTGAGCCCGGTTTCATCTTCGCCCTCTTCCGCGTTTCTTTTTTTTCCTGCGTTGGTCGGCATTCTGGGGGTTGCCCTTCGCGGAGAGTCATCCGTCAAGACCCTCAAGCGTGGCCATGAATGTCAATCGAACCAACTCCCCTCGACGAACTCGATGCTCATTCTGGTTCTGTCGCCCGATGCGATGTTTGGCAAGGAGACCGAGGAGCATCTCCGTCGCTTGGGCCATCCCATCCGAGTCGTTCCGTCTGTGGCGGAGGTCTTCTCTCTTGTGACCCATACAAGGGTGTCGCTGGCCTTGGTGGATCCGAGAGCGAGCGACTGGGATATGCTGCGCACCGACACCAGGCTCAAACACGTTCCCATGATGGGCTTGATTCCTCCCGGCCTTGCCTATAGCGAGGATGATTGCCAGGCTGATTTGGAGCGAGGACTAGACGGTGTCCATCTTGCGCAAGAGGGACACCGTCTTCTCATCGCAAAAGTAGGGGCGTATCTGCGGCGAGCCGGATACGACGTATCCCGGCGTGGGGTGTATCAAGTCGGGGCGGTCGAATTAGATGCGGATATTCATGAGGTCAAAGTCGGCGGGCAACGGATTCCGCTTTCGGCCAAGCCCTTTGCGATTCTCGAGGCCTTTATGCGAACCCCCTCAAAGGCTTTTAGCCGTGGGGAGTTGATCGATCTCGTGTGGGGGCCTGATTTTGCGATCGGCCATCATACGTTAGACGTGCATGTCCATGCGCTTCGGCAGGTCCTCGATCGAGACCCAAGCCGTCTCTGCCGGCTCATGACGATTAAGGGTGTCGGGTTCAAGTTGAGGTTAGCCGAACCAGTGATGGGTGCCTCGCCGGTGCCGAACACATTGCCGATGGCGGTCAACGCGTTTCCCCTTCTCCGCCCAGGAACGGCTCATGGTTCGATTGCTCCCCGCCCACTTGCGCTCGCTCCACCCTCAAGCCGGCGGACGTGCGTAGGCGCGGTCACCCGGCAACGCCGGGCTCGACCACTTCGGAACATGACGTCGGTCCGGCCTCTCCACAATGCGGTGTCGGTCGGCTAA
- a CDS encoding helix-turn-helix domain-containing protein — translation MMESSLMRVNDAAQLLRVSKWTIYRWIEEGRLGATKIGHGSLRVFRESVTALVEANRKEQPSVTRSTPRKVVPVRAAGPNRRS, via the coding sequence ATGATGGAATCATCGCTGATGCGGGTGAACGACGCGGCGCAATTGTTACGCGTGAGCAAGTGGACGATCTATCGGTGGATTGAAGAAGGGCGGCTCGGCGCGACCAAGATCGGACATGGCAGCCTGCGCGTCTTTCGCGAATCGGTCACGGCGTTGGTCGAGGCCAATCGTAAGGAGCAACCATCGGTGACTCGCTCGACTCCCCGTAAGGTGGTGCCAGTTCGTGCAGCAGGCCCGAATAGGAGAAGCTGA
- a CDS encoding Do family serine endopeptidase, translating to MRARLQSFIVNRVRGDCGLLRFNLIVRIMIGLCVAGSIAGGTALAGTRAIPVASGGELQAQIKTAATKVIPSVVSIASTVMVRDQAFSDEALPFGLFKDAPTTRRQYGQGSGVIVSADGYIMTNNHVIADAVDVEVILADRRQYKGRVVATDPKTDVALVKIQATNLPAVTWGDSSTLAVGEFVLAIGNPLGLSRSVTFGIVSAVGRADVGVADFEDFIQTDAPINPGNSGGALVTLNGELIGINTAIASPTSGSVGVGFAIPSNMARSAMQSLLKTGRVVRGFLGASTQDVSPLLGKVFRLPDVKGAIVTDVQAKGSAEKAGLKRGDVVVRFDGRDIMDSGHLRNLVAAATIGSKHKLDLVRESKPYQAELVIQEAPRERTKKSQAPSASAAKAHPLAGVVFDDVTAPLARQMDLAVTSGVVVTDIEEGSLAESSGLQPGDVVLELNRQHIPTFAVFQRLADPMKPSDLALLLVNRQGNVMYIPIQGE from the coding sequence ATGCGTGCTAGGCTACAGTCGTTTATCGTCAATCGGGTAAGAGGGGACTGCGGCTTGTTGCGATTCAACCTCATTGTACGAATCATGATCGGGCTCTGCGTGGCTGGTTCCATCGCCGGGGGAACGGCTCTGGCCGGAACTCGTGCGATCCCTGTGGCGAGCGGAGGTGAACTCCAGGCGCAGATTAAGACGGCTGCGACCAAGGTCATTCCCTCTGTCGTCAGCATCGCCTCCACGGTCATGGTCCGCGATCAAGCATTCAGCGACGAGGCGCTTCCGTTCGGTCTGTTCAAGGACGCGCCTACGACCAGGCGGCAATATGGCCAAGGCTCCGGGGTCATCGTGTCGGCGGATGGCTACATTATGACGAATAACCATGTCATTGCCGATGCGGTCGATGTGGAAGTGATTCTTGCGGACCGGCGGCAATACAAAGGGCGAGTGGTGGCCACCGATCCGAAGACCGACGTGGCGCTCGTGAAAATTCAAGCGACCAATTTGCCGGCGGTCACGTGGGGGGATTCGAGCACACTCGCCGTCGGTGAATTTGTGCTCGCGATCGGAAATCCGCTTGGCTTGAGCCGCAGCGTCACGTTCGGCATTGTCAGTGCCGTCGGACGCGCCGATGTCGGCGTTGCCGATTTCGAAGACTTCATTCAGACCGATGCCCCCATCAATCCCGGCAACTCCGGCGGCGCGCTGGTGACCCTCAATGGAGAACTGATCGGGATCAATACCGCCATCGCGAGCCCGACCAGTGGAAGCGTCGGAGTCGGCTTTGCCATTCCCAGCAATATGGCCAGGTCTGCCATGCAGAGCCTGCTCAAGACCGGGCGTGTGGTCCGTGGATTCCTCGGCGCCTCGACGCAAGATGTCTCTCCCTTGTTGGGCAAAGTCTTTCGTCTCCCGGATGTGAAGGGCGCGATCGTGACCGATGTGCAGGCGAAGGGCTCTGCCGAAAAAGCCGGGCTGAAGCGCGGTGATGTGGTCGTGCGATTCGACGGGCGAGACATCATGGACAGCGGACATCTGCGGAACCTCGTGGCAGCCGCCACGATCGGGAGTAAGCACAAACTGGATCTCGTGCGCGAGAGTAAGCCCTATCAGGCAGAGCTGGTCATCCAGGAGGCGCCGCGTGAACGGACCAAGAAGAGCCAGGCCCCATCGGCCTCAGCTGCCAAGGCTCATCCTCTTGCCGGCGTCGTCTTCGACGATGTGACCGCGCCGTTGGCTCGGCAGATGGATCTGGCTGTCACGAGTGGAGTGGTGGTGACCGACATTGAAGAAGGGAGTTTAGCCGAATCCTCAGGCCTCCAGCCTGGCGACGTGGTGTTGGAGCTCAACCGTCAGCATATTCCCACCTTTGCCGTATTTCAGCGTCTGGCCGATCCGATGAAGCCTTCCGATCTCGCCCTGCTACTAGTCAATCGGCAGGGAAACGTCATGTACATTCCCATCCAAGGCGAATAA
- a CDS encoding cytochrome P460 family protein: protein MQRPRQIGQVITCGIGAIVLMALAACSGMEGRAGSSSMAKASTPKPKDGELALPGEYKSWPRFLSEVQRPDAKQVRELYINPAGAKTSRGQAFPSGTVMVMELYKAQLEGEVPATGADGKLVKGNLAKVFVMGKGDGWGQDVPENFRNGAWVFSAFGPDSKPLAEDFTKCRACHAPLAQKDFVHRYDEYFDTRKGM from the coding sequence ATGCAGAGACCACGACAGATCGGACAGGTCATCACGTGCGGGATCGGAGCCATTGTCCTGATGGCCCTGGCGGCATGCAGTGGGATGGAGGGCAGAGCCGGCTCATCGTCAATGGCCAAGGCCTCGACGCCGAAGCCGAAAGATGGAGAGCTCGCCCTGCCGGGTGAGTATAAGAGCTGGCCCAGGTTTCTCTCCGAGGTTCAGCGCCCCGATGCCAAGCAGGTTCGTGAACTCTATATCAATCCGGCCGGTGCAAAGACGTCGCGCGGGCAGGCCTTCCCATCCGGCACGGTGATGGTGATGGAACTCTATAAGGCGCAACTGGAAGGCGAGGTTCCGGCGACCGGTGCAGATGGCAAGCTGGTCAAGGGCAATCTCGCGAAGGTGTTCGTCATGGGCAAGGGGGATGGTTGGGGCCAGGATGTGCCGGAGAATTTTCGGAACGGTGCCTGGGTCTTTTCAGCCTTCGGGCCCGATAGCAAACCTCTAGCCGAGGACTTCACCAAGTGCCGGGCCTGCCATGCCCCGCTGGCGCAGAAGGACTTCGTGCATCGCTACGATGAGTATTTCGATACCCGCAAGGGGATGTGA
- a CDS encoding cytochrome P460 family protein encodes MNHDQEYPDLALVVARLMAIALKVTTRSLAAPNSMRLPPAFGYRSWPTCQIVGQRQGHEEILKFYVCPKGAATLDDEPFSLGTRFVMETHRVEEERSCQGRVTQPARHELVQIFKMQKFAGLETSGMPPCAVDGWLFSTFVQAGLPATGPGRALRPAPARSARITIGAGLRGWTALTTQGVPTEGNVCPYVSLSHILERRDVWTAQAS; translated from the coding sequence ATGAATCATGACCAGGAATATCCCGATCTCGCGCTCGTGGTGGCTCGACTGATGGCCATCGCACTGAAGGTGACCACCCGGTCTCTTGCCGCACCCAACAGTATGCGGCTGCCGCCGGCGTTCGGCTATCGGTCTTGGCCGACCTGTCAGATTGTCGGGCAGCGGCAGGGCCACGAGGAAATACTGAAATTCTATGTCTGCCCCAAGGGAGCGGCGACGCTGGATGACGAGCCCTTTTCGTTGGGGACGAGATTCGTGATGGAGACCCATCGTGTCGAGGAGGAACGTTCCTGCCAAGGACGCGTCACGCAGCCGGCCCGTCACGAACTGGTACAGATATTCAAGATGCAGAAGTTTGCGGGCCTCGAGACGTCCGGTATGCCGCCTTGCGCCGTCGACGGATGGCTCTTTTCCACTTTTGTCCAAGCTGGCCTGCCAGCGACGGGGCCTGGGCGGGCGCTCAGGCCTGCGCCCGCACGAAGCGCTCGTATCACGATTGGGGCGGGACTCAGGGGTTGGACTGCGCTGACCACGCAGGGAGTCCCGACGGAGGGAAACGTATGCCCATACGTTTCCCTCTCCCATATTCTTGAACGTCGAGATGTATGGACCGCGCAGGCGTCATGA
- a CDS encoding thioredoxin domain-containing protein codes for MVNRQGTRWASAVCAMVWCVVGLGGSPAAAATPDLKGKFEVLKDEVSTHVPGKVKLIEFADFYCPHCHRFDGEGLALLQKEFGNKLEATMVGFPVIHGKLPTPFDMYEQAKLMGKGSEMKAVLFRTIHKDKMTGVLDRSLREGLIKEVGLDPKAFEEGMASGKPAKIFEEGRKWGERIKVQQTPTVLIDGNIKAETIDPENLKLIIQSILDADKKK; via the coding sequence ATGGTGAACAGACAGGGTACACGATGGGCCTCGGCGGTATGCGCGATGGTGTGGTGTGTCGTTGGCTTGGGGGGCTCACCAGCCGCCGCCGCCACTCCCGACTTGAAGGGGAAATTCGAAGTCTTGAAGGACGAAGTCTCCACGCATGTTCCCGGCAAGGTGAAGTTGATCGAGTTCGCCGACTTCTATTGCCCGCATTGCCACCGGTTCGACGGAGAAGGTTTGGCGCTCCTCCAAAAAGAGTTCGGGAACAAGCTTGAGGCGACGATGGTGGGGTTCCCGGTGATCCATGGCAAGCTGCCGACACCCTTCGATATGTACGAGCAGGCGAAGCTGATGGGGAAGGGGAGTGAAATGAAAGCGGTTCTCTTTCGCACCATCCATAAAGATAAGATGACCGGAGTGCTGGATCGTTCGCTTCGGGAAGGCTTGATCAAGGAAGTCGGTCTCGACCCGAAGGCCTTTGAAGAAGGCATGGCCAGCGGGAAGCCCGCTAAGATTTTCGAAGAGGGGCGCAAATGGGGCGAGCGCATCAAGGTACAGCAGACCCCGACCGTGCTCATCGACGGGAATATTAAGGCAGAGACGATCGATCCTGAGAATCTGAAGTTGATCATCCAGAGCATTCTGGATGCGGACAAGAAAAAGTGA
- a CDS encoding Slp family lipoprotein, which translates to MLSRTLCATLALLITLTGCASTQEAGDGSDPQALTFLQLKAAPDSVKGQSVIFGGMVLTARRLKDGTRIEILQLPLDRSMHPGYDLTQSQGRFIALQHEFLDPATLPHGTRVTVTGTVAGTVTLPLDETEYIYPIIEVKRLQVWSAAEEAAPRIRSQMGPGAYWGPYWSPFYRPWPYRW; encoded by the coding sequence ATGTTATCGCGTACTCTCTGCGCTACCCTGGCCCTGCTCATCACGCTCACCGGCTGCGCCTCGACGCAAGAAGCCGGGGACGGCTCGGACCCACAGGCACTCACGTTCCTTCAGCTCAAGGCCGCACCGGACTCCGTAAAAGGTCAATCGGTGATCTTCGGCGGTATGGTCTTGACGGCCCGACGACTCAAAGACGGCACGAGAATCGAAATCTTACAGTTGCCGCTCGATCGATCGATGCATCCCGGATACGACTTAACTCAATCCCAGGGCCGCTTCATCGCGCTGCAGCATGAATTCCTCGACCCCGCCACATTGCCCCATGGCACCAGAGTTACCGTGACAGGCACCGTAGCGGGAACGGTGACGCTGCCTCTCGATGAGACCGAATATATCTATCCGATCATTGAGGTGAAACGTTTACAGGTATGGAGTGCTGCTGAAGAAGCGGCGCCTCGGATCAGATCTCAGATGGGCCCTGGTGCCTACTGGGGTCCCTACTGGAGTCCCTTCTACCGCCCCTGGCCCTATCGTTGGTAG
- the nikR gene encoding nickel-responsive transcriptional regulator NikR: MKKLIRFGVSLDHHLLDAFDLHIKKRKYTNRSEALRDLIRDNLVGQEWDDGKETVGTITFVYDHHVRDLSRKLTDIQHRYQPLILSGMHVHLDHDHCLEVLAVKGKGSVIKKLADILIGTKGVKHGKLTATTTGKGLS, encoded by the coding sequence ATGAAGAAGTTGATTCGATTCGGTGTGTCGTTGGACCATCATTTGCTCGACGCGTTCGATCTGCACATTAAGAAGCGCAAGTACACGAACCGCTCGGAGGCGCTGCGGGATCTCATCCGGGATAACCTGGTCGGGCAGGAGTGGGACGACGGCAAGGAAACGGTCGGGACGATCACGTTTGTCTACGACCATCATGTGCGCGATCTGAGCAGAAAGCTCACAGACATCCAGCACCGCTACCAGCCTCTCATCTTGTCCGGGATGCACGTGCATCTCGATCATGACCATTGTTTAGAAGTGCTGGCAGTGAAGGGTAAAGGCTCGGTCATCAAGAAGCTTGCCGACATCCTCATCGGGACCAAGGGCGTCAAGCATGGGAAGTTGACCGCGACCACCACGGGAAAAGGGTTGAGCTGA
- a CDS encoding heavy-metal-associated domain-containing protein: MKTFATVGCLIGFVCAMAIPAFAGEETITLMLGGKFCDGYVGDVEHALRRMPGVKTVDFKSMKGHAVVTTESGKVKPEQLAAAINGVKGESWYCTGEVMK; this comes from the coding sequence GTGAAGACCTTTGCCACGGTTGGTTGTCTGATCGGGTTTGTCTGTGCGATGGCCATCCCGGCCTTTGCGGGCGAGGAAACAATCACACTCATGCTGGGCGGCAAGTTCTGCGACGGATATGTGGGCGATGTCGAACATGCGCTCCGGCGCATGCCCGGTGTGAAGACGGTCGACTTCAAGAGTATGAAAGGCCATGCGGTGGTGACTACCGAATCCGGCAAGGTGAAGCCGGAGCAACTCGCCGCGGCCATCAATGGTGTGAAGGGCGAGAGCTGGTATTGCACGGGCGAGGTCATGAAGTGA
- a CDS encoding tetratricopeptide repeat protein, with product MNRLLHYRAAVLFALCLALAAPMAPALAAAEQPDVAQRHYERGAGLLRKGDLPAAAEAVRKAIELNPSSAEAYRLLGQILFKERNPSEAVEAFTHAVKLKPKYAEALNDLAEVYLAQGKSAEAEQALTRAIDVNPKHAESYLDLAKAYEQRHESSDALRTYQRLLTVVPNQPEALFALATLYDGQGEAKAASDMLRRLTKSNPKHANGWYLNGRIAERNNDLIEAAYSYKQAVAAKPDLVDAHYNLGFIYRSQGKPNEAEREFLEVLRYRPEYAEAHMNLGVIYTGLNRFEEAEQSYERAVELKPDYAEAHYNLGVFYELNRKDLPKALAQYHRYLKLGGRDDRVERIVGTGGR from the coding sequence GTGAATCGCCTCCTCCATTATCGTGCTGCCGTCCTGTTTGCGCTGTGCCTGGCTCTGGCGGCTCCTATGGCTCCCGCCTTGGCGGCGGCTGAGCAACCGGATGTCGCGCAACGTCACTATGAACGGGGCGCCGGCCTGCTGCGAAAAGGCGACCTTCCCGCCGCAGCCGAGGCTGTCAGAAAAGCCATCGAGTTGAATCCCTCATCGGCCGAGGCGTACCGCCTGCTCGGCCAAATCCTCTTCAAAGAGCGAAATCCCTCCGAAGCCGTGGAGGCGTTCACTCATGCGGTGAAGCTCAAACCCAAGTATGCGGAGGCGCTGAACGATCTGGCCGAAGTCTATCTGGCGCAAGGGAAGTCGGCAGAGGCCGAGCAGGCGTTGACACGAGCCATCGACGTCAATCCGAAACATGCCGAATCCTATCTCGACTTGGCCAAGGCCTATGAGCAGCGGCATGAGTCGTCCGATGCGTTGCGGACCTACCAGCGTCTGTTGACCGTGGTGCCGAACCAGCCTGAGGCCTTGTTTGCATTGGCCACCCTCTATGACGGCCAGGGCGAGGCCAAAGCGGCGAGCGACATGCTGCGCCGGCTGACAAAATCAAATCCCAAACATGCGAACGGCTGGTACTTGAATGGGCGCATCGCCGAGCGGAACAACGACCTCATTGAGGCGGCCTACTCGTACAAGCAGGCGGTTGCCGCCAAGCCGGATTTGGTCGATGCGCATTACAATCTTGGTTTTATCTATCGGAGCCAGGGGAAGCCGAACGAGGCGGAGCGTGAATTTCTCGAGGTGTTACGGTACCGCCCGGAGTATGCCGAAGCACACATGAACCTGGGTGTGATCTACACCGGTCTCAACAGGTTTGAAGAGGCGGAACAGTCCTACGAGCGAGCGGTCGAGTTGAAGCCGGACTATGCGGAAGCGCACTACAATTTGGGTGTTTTCTATGAGTTGAACCGGAAAGATCTGCCGAAGGCACTGGCTCAATATCACCGGTATCTCAAGCTCGGAGGGCGCGACGATCGCGTGGAGCGCATTGTCGGGACTGGGGGGCGGTAA